CGCTCCACGAGCCGGAGCAACTGCCTCACCTGGTCCGCCTTGGCCTGTCCCTGGACCTCCTGGAGCTTCAGCAGCTCCGGAATCGCCGGGTGGACGTAGATGTGGTGGCTTCCGCCGGTCCGGGAGAGCCGGAACCCGAAGGCCTCCGCCAGGCTGCAGACTTCCGCGAATCGGAGGTT
The genomic region above belongs to Holophagales bacterium and contains:
- a CDS encoding type II toxin-antitoxin system HicA family toxin, whose protein sequence is MNPRKLLLKALQSPHNLRFAEVCSLAEAFGFRLSRTGGSHHIYVHPAIPELLKLQEVQGQAKADQVRQLLRLVERHNLEIGDAE